In one Pseudomonas purpurea genomic region, the following are encoded:
- the nhaR gene encoding transcriptional activator NhaR, whose protein sequence is MLNYRQLHYFWVVAKTGSIVRACEQLNLTPQTISGQISLLEQTYGVELFRRVGRQLELTEAGRQALPYAEQMFQLGGELEALLRTQPDEQQVVFRVGVADVVPKSIVYRLLAPTMELSEPLRITCREDKLERLLADLAIQRLDLVISDSPMPSHLDIKGYSQKLGECGISFFATRELAQRYASDFPHCLHGAPLLIPGQETVVRNRLQRWFAEQQIQPRIVGEFDDSALMQAFGQSGSGIFIGPSVIADEVISQYGVELIGQTDAVTESFYAISVERKVKHPGIVAITEGARRELFTAQ, encoded by the coding sequence ATGCTCAATTATCGGCAACTGCATTACTTCTGGGTCGTGGCCAAGACAGGCAGCATCGTGCGGGCCTGTGAGCAACTGAACCTTACGCCACAGACCATCAGCGGGCAGATCAGCCTGCTGGAACAGACCTACGGCGTCGAACTGTTCAGGCGTGTCGGGCGCCAACTGGAATTGACCGAGGCCGGGCGCCAGGCCCTGCCCTACGCCGAGCAGATGTTTCAACTGGGCGGTGAACTGGAGGCCTTGCTGCGCACCCAGCCCGATGAACAGCAGGTAGTGTTCAGAGTCGGCGTTGCCGATGTGGTGCCCAAATCCATTGTCTATCGATTGCTCGCCCCGACCATGGAGTTAAGCGAACCGCTGCGCATCACCTGCCGCGAAGACAAACTCGAGCGCCTGTTAGCCGACCTGGCCATTCAGCGCCTGGACCTGGTGATCTCCGACAGCCCGATGCCCTCGCACCTGGACATCAAGGGCTACAGCCAGAAACTGGGCGAATGCGGCATCAGTTTTTTTGCGACCCGCGAGTTGGCGCAACGCTACGCAAGTGATTTCCCCCACTGCCTGCACGGCGCACCGCTGCTGATTCCCGGCCAGGAAACCGTGGTGCGCAACCGCTTGCAGCGCTGGTTCGCCGAACAGCAGATTCAACCGCGAATCGTCGGCGAGTTCGATGACAGCGCACTGATGCAGGCTTTCGGCCAATCCGGCAGCGGGATCTTCATCGGCCCCAGCGTGATTGCCGATGAGGTGATAAGCCAGTACGGCGTCGAACTGATTGGCCAGACCGACGCCGTGACCGAGTCGTTCTACGCCATTTCAGTAGAACGCAAGGTCAAACACCCCGGTATCGTGGCGATTACCGAAGGTGCCCGACGCGAGCTGTTCACGGCACAGTAA
- the sstT gene encoding serine/threonine transporter SstT, whose amino-acid sequence MTAVPLSFFQRLKRTSLVTQILIGLIAGIALALLAPEVAKSTAFIGKVFVSALKAVAPILVFVLVMASIANHRHGQETHIRPILFLYLLGTFGAAVVAVGASMLFPSVLVLSTHDVAITAPGGIAEVLQNLLLSVVENPVTALMNANFIGILAWAIGMGIAIRHAGETTRTVLGDLSNGVTLIVRMIIRFAPLGIFGLVASTLATSGFGALIGYLHLLAVLIGCMLFVAFVMNPLIVFWKLRRNPFPLVLICLRESGITAFFTRSSAANIPVNLELSKRLGLHEDTYSVSIPLGATINMAGAAITITVLTLAAVHTLGIAVDLPTAVLLSIVAAICACGASGVAGGSLLLIPLACSLFGIPSEIAMQVVAVGFIIGVLQDSAETALNSSTDVLFTAAACLAQEEQTQPAA is encoded by the coding sequence ATGACTGCTGTCCCCCTTTCTTTTTTTCAGAGACTCAAGCGCACCAGCCTGGTGACGCAGATCCTCATCGGGCTGATCGCAGGGATTGCGCTGGCACTACTGGCGCCCGAGGTGGCGAAGTCCACAGCGTTTATCGGCAAGGTGTTCGTCTCGGCGCTCAAAGCGGTCGCGCCGATCCTGGTGTTCGTGCTGGTCATGGCGTCGATTGCCAATCACCGGCATGGCCAGGAAACCCACATTCGGCCGATCCTGTTTCTCTACCTGCTGGGCACCTTCGGCGCTGCCGTGGTCGCGGTGGGCGCCAGCATGCTGTTCCCGTCCGTTCTGGTGCTGAGCACCCATGACGTGGCGATCACTGCCCCCGGCGGCATCGCCGAAGTCCTGCAAAACCTGCTGCTCAGCGTGGTGGAAAACCCGGTGACCGCACTGATGAACGCCAATTTCATCGGCATTCTGGCCTGGGCCATCGGCATGGGCATCGCTATCCGTCACGCCGGCGAGACCACTCGCACCGTGCTGGGCGATCTGTCCAATGGCGTCACGCTGATCGTGCGGATGATCATCCGCTTCGCGCCGCTGGGGATCTTCGGCCTGGTGGCGTCGACCCTCGCCACCTCAGGTTTCGGTGCCTTGATCGGCTACCTGCACCTGCTGGCGGTACTGATCGGCTGCATGTTGTTCGTGGCGTTCGTGATGAACCCGCTCATCGTGTTCTGGAAGCTGCGCCGCAACCCTTTCCCGCTGGTGCTCATCTGCTTGCGCGAGAGCGGCATCACCGCGTTTTTCACCCGCAGTTCGGCGGCGAACATTCCGGTCAACCTGGAGTTGAGCAAACGCCTGGGCCTGCATGAAGACACCTACTCGGTGTCGATCCCGCTGGGCGCGACCATCAACATGGCTGGTGCGGCCATCACCATCACCGTGCTGACACTCGCCGCCGTGCACACACTGGGCATCGCCGTGGACCTGCCGACCGCCGTGCTGCTGAGCATCGTCGCTGCCATTTGTGCCTGCGGCGCCTCGGGCGTGGCTGGCGGCTCGCTGCTGTTGATTCCGCTGGCGTGCAGCCTGTTCGGGATCCCGAGCGAGATCGCCATGCAGGTGGTCGCGGTCGGCTTCATCATCGGTGTGCTGCAGGACTCGGCCGAAACCGCCCTGAACTCCTCCACCGATGTGCTGTTCACTGCCGCCGCGTGCCTGGCCCAGGAAGAACAGACCCAGCCCGCCGCGTAA
- a CDS encoding MFS transporter encodes MLLPILLLSAAGFTVLTTEFIIVGLLPSIARDLDVSVSQAGLLVTLFAFTVAAFGPFLTAYCARFERRRLFISVLIMFGLANTLAALAPNIGVMALARLIPALGLPVFWALASETAVGIVGPDYAGRAIAKIGFGIVCATVFGIPVGTLISDAFGWRSAFGILAVIAFAKALLLFMYLPKTDLHKQQVSFRSQFKILRSPLMQGHVLLSILVFSGMFTAYTYLADILERLAGFNGTVVGWCLMGFGAVGLIGNSLGGRMVDRHPLIASMVFCGFMIGGMVALVPSIHSTLGLAAAMGIWGVTQAALFLVSHVRLMKAAPQAPAFAASLNIAGANLGIGLGAMVGGHVIDTLGLGSLGFAAALFIGVSILLALLLMKVKPQAACA; translated from the coding sequence ATGCTGTTGCCCATCCTGTTGTTGTCAGCCGCCGGTTTTACCGTGCTGACCACAGAGTTCATCATCGTCGGCCTGTTGCCCTCGATTGCCCGCGACCTGGACGTCAGCGTGTCCCAGGCGGGGTTGCTGGTGACCCTGTTTGCGTTCACGGTGGCCGCATTCGGGCCGTTCCTGACCGCGTACTGCGCGCGTTTTGAGCGTCGGCGGCTGTTTATCAGCGTGCTGATCATGTTCGGCCTGGCCAACACCCTGGCGGCGCTGGCGCCGAACATCGGTGTGATGGCGCTGGCGCGGCTGATTCCGGCGCTGGGCTTGCCGGTGTTCTGGGCGCTGGCCAGTGAGACGGCGGTGGGCATTGTCGGGCCGGACTACGCCGGACGCGCAATCGCCAAGATCGGTTTCGGGATTGTCTGTGCCACGGTGTTCGGAATTCCGGTGGGGACGCTGATTTCCGATGCGTTCGGCTGGCGCAGTGCCTTTGGCATCCTGGCGGTGATCGCGTTCGCCAAGGCGTTGCTGCTGTTTATGTACTTGCCCAAAACCGACCTGCATAAGCAGCAGGTCAGTTTCCGCTCGCAGTTCAAGATTCTGCGCAGCCCGTTGATGCAGGGGCATGTGCTGTTGTCGATCTTGGTCTTCAGCGGGATGTTTACCGCTTACACCTACCTGGCCGACATCCTTGAGCGCCTGGCCGGTTTCAACGGCACCGTGGTCGGCTGGTGCCTGATGGGCTTTGGCGCTGTCGGGTTGATCGGTAATTCGCTGGGCGGGCGCATGGTCGACCGGCATCCGTTGATTGCGTCGATGGTGTTCTGTGGGTTCATGATCGGCGGGATGGTGGCGCTGGTGCCGAGCATCCATTCGACCCTTGGGCTGGCGGCGGCCATGGGCATTTGGGGTGTGACGCAGGCGGCGTTGTTCCTGGTCAGCCACGTGCGTTTGATGAAGGCCGCGCCTCAGGCACCGGCCTTCGCGGCATCCCTGAACATCGCGGGGGCCAACCTGGGTATCGGGCTGGGGGCGATGGTCGGCGGGCATGTGATCGACACGCTTGGGCTGGGCAGCCTCGGTTTTGCGGCTGCGTTGTTCATTGGCGTGTCGATCCTGCTGGCGTTGCTGTTGATGAAGGTAAAACCTCAGGCTGCCTGCGCCTGA
- a CDS encoding TerC family protein, which yields MDYLVQLAASPTAWVALATLIVMEIVLGIDNLIFISILTNKLPEQHRAKARRIGISMALILRLGLLSTIAFIVQLTEPVIELFDHAFSWKDMILIAGGLFLLWKATTEIHHSMDPAPEDPKSQSSGVSLGFAAAIGQILLLDLVFSIDSIITAVGMTEHLPIMVIAVLVSVLVMLLAAEPLARFINDNPTVVMLALGFLIMIGMTLIAEGFGAHVPKGYVYAAMAFSATIEGLNILSRRAKQKRIAAEA from the coding sequence ATGGACTATCTCGTACAACTTGCTGCAAGCCCCACTGCCTGGGTCGCCCTGGCGACCTTGATCGTCATGGAAATCGTGCTGGGCATTGATAACCTGATCTTTATCTCGATCCTGACCAACAAATTGCCTGAGCAACACCGGGCCAAGGCGCGCCGGATTGGTATCAGCATGGCGTTGATCCTGCGTCTGGGCCTGTTGAGCACCATCGCATTCATCGTGCAACTGACCGAGCCGGTTATTGAACTGTTCGATCATGCCTTCTCCTGGAAAGACATGATCCTGATTGCCGGTGGCCTGTTCCTGTTGTGGAAAGCCACGACCGAGATCCATCACAGCATGGACCCGGCACCGGAAGACCCGAAGTCGCAAAGCTCCGGTGTGTCCCTGGGTTTTGCCGCCGCGATTGGCCAGATTTTGCTGCTCGACCTGGTGTTCTCCATCGACAGCATCATTACCGCCGTCGGTATGACCGAACACTTGCCGATCATGGTCATCGCGGTGCTGGTATCGGTGCTGGTGATGTTGCTGGCGGCCGAGCCTCTGGCCAGGTTCATCAATGACAACCCGACCGTGGTGATGTTGGCGCTGGGCTTCCTGATCATGATCGGCATGACGCTGATCGCCGAAGGCTTCGGCGCCCACGTACCGAAAGGTTACGTCTACGCGGCGATGGCGTTCTCGGCAACGATTGAAGGGTTGAACATTCTGTCGCGTCGAGCCAAACAGAAGCGCATTGCTGCCGAGGCTTGA
- the tig gene encoding trigger factor: MQVSVENTSALERRMSITVPAERIETQVNKRLQQTAQKAKIAGFRPGKVPMSVIRQRYEADARQEAVGDVIQASFYEAVAEQKLNPAGAPSVEPKVLEKGKDLEFIATFEVFPEFTVAGFESIAVERLSADVADADLDKMLEILRKQNVRYEAVDRAAQNDDQLSIDFVGKVDGEVFAGGSAKGTQLVLGSGRMIPGFEEGLVGAKAGEERVLSLTFPENYQNLDLASKAAEFTVTVNTVSEPKLPELTEEFFAQFGIKESGIDGFRTEVRKNMERELRQAIKSKVKNQVMDGLLAANPIEVPKALLENEVNRLRVQAVQQFGGNIKPDQLPAELFEEQAKRRVVLGLVVAEVVKQYDLKPDENRVREMIQEMASAYQEPEQVVAWYYKNDQQLNEVRSVVLEEQVVDTVLQKASVTDKSVSYEEAVKPVEAPQAD; the protein is encoded by the coding sequence ATGCAAGTTTCTGTTGAAAATACTTCTGCTCTTGAGCGCCGCATGAGCATCACCGTGCCAGCTGAGCGCATTGAGACTCAAGTCAACAAGCGTCTGCAGCAGACTGCCCAAAAGGCCAAAATTGCAGGCTTCCGTCCTGGCAAAGTGCCAATGAGCGTGATCCGTCAGCGTTACGAAGCTGATGCGCGTCAAGAAGCTGTAGGTGATGTGATCCAGGCTTCTTTCTACGAAGCGGTTGCCGAGCAAAAGCTGAACCCGGCTGGCGCGCCTTCGGTAGAGCCTAAAGTCCTGGAGAAGGGCAAGGATCTGGAATTCATCGCAACCTTCGAAGTGTTCCCTGAGTTCACGGTTGCCGGTTTCGAATCCATCGCTGTCGAGCGCCTGAGCGCTGACGTAGCCGATGCCGATCTGGACAAAATGCTGGAAATCCTGCGCAAGCAGAACGTTCGTTATGAAGCAGTCGACCGCGCTGCCCAAAACGACGACCAACTGAGCATCGATTTCGTTGGCAAGGTTGACGGTGAAGTATTCGCTGGCGGTTCCGCCAAGGGTACTCAGTTGGTTCTGGGTTCTGGCCGCATGATCCCAGGTTTCGAAGAAGGCCTGGTGGGTGCTAAGGCGGGCGAAGAGCGCGTTTTGAGCCTGACCTTCCCAGAGAATTATCAGAACCTGGATCTGGCTAGCAAGGCAGCAGAGTTCACCGTGACCGTGAACACTGTTTCCGAGCCGAAACTGCCTGAATTGACCGAAGAATTCTTCGCTCAGTTCGGTATCAAAGAGTCTGGCATCGACGGTTTCCGCACCGAAGTTCGTAAGAACATGGAGCGCGAGCTGCGTCAGGCGATCAAATCCAAGGTCAAGAATCAGGTAATGGACGGTCTGCTGGCCGCCAACCCGATCGAAGTGCCTAAGGCTCTGCTCGAGAACGAAGTGAACCGTCTGCGCGTTCAGGCTGTTCAGCAGTTCGGTGGCAACATCAAGCCTGATCAACTGCCGGCCGAGCTGTTCGAAGAACAAGCCAAGCGTCGCGTTGTGCTGGGTCTGGTCGTGGCTGAAGTGGTCAAGCAGTATGACCTCAAGCCTGACGAAAACCGCGTTCGCGAGATGATCCAGGAAATGGCTTCCGCTTATCAAGAGCCTGAGCAAGTCGTGGCCTGGTACTACAAGAACGACCAGCAACTGAACGAAGTCCGTTCGGTTGTGCTGGAAGAGCAAGTTGTGGATACTGTTCTGCAGAAAGCTAGCGTGACCGACAAATCGGTCTCTTACGAAGAAGCAGTCAAGCCGGTAGAAGCTCCACAAGCCGACTGA
- a CDS encoding DUF1993 domain-containing protein, with amino-acid sequence MTISLYAASVPVFKQMLNALSDVLNKAEAHATAKNIDPNAFLQARLYPDMFPLVRQVQIAVDFAKGVSARLAEVELPKYDDTETTFAELQALIAKVLSFIDGIKPEQIDGKEGIEIITRQGTPKEKRFTGQAYLLTYGLPQFFFHVTTTYALLRHNGVEVGKRDYMGAF; translated from the coding sequence ATGACTATTTCCCTGTACGCCGCATCCGTCCCGGTTTTCAAGCAAATGCTCAATGCCCTGAGCGATGTCCTGAACAAGGCTGAAGCCCACGCCACGGCGAAAAACATCGACCCGAACGCGTTCCTGCAAGCGCGCCTGTACCCGGACATGTTCCCGCTGGTGCGCCAGGTACAGATCGCCGTCGATTTCGCCAAGGGCGTTTCGGCGCGCCTGGCTGAAGTCGAACTGCCGAAGTACGACGACACCGAAACCACCTTCGCCGAGCTGCAAGCGTTGATCGCCAAGGTCCTGTCGTTCATCGACGGCATCAAGCCCGAGCAGATCGACGGCAAGGAAGGCATCGAGATCATCACCCGTCAGGGCACACCAAAAGAGAAGCGCTTCACCGGCCAGGCTTACCTGCTGACCTACGGCCTGCCGCAGTTCTTCTTCCACGTCACCACCACTTACGCACTGCTGCGTCACAACGGTGTGGAAGTCGGCAAGCGCGATTACATGGGCGCGTTCTAA
- a CDS encoding peptidase C39 family protein, protein MIDGQARRLFAWHLNKRVTMVPLFPRFRFALLAAACVLSLAGCAGSVQPEIQRLPERVELNGVPFYRGEAYQSGPQTLASLLSQQGIVITPGLLDKPLHLPGAEAQLQQNMQKLAREYGMVVYPLDSNLPALLTQVAAGYPVLVRFTEGSAFWSQPRYAILAGYNRTKKTVLLRAGMDRRLLMSFSSFESAFNSAGGWAVLIQGPTQIPAKVDQQRWLKAASDLAQVGQEQAAARATKALSAH, encoded by the coding sequence ATGATCGACGGCCAAGCCAGGAGACTGTTTGCCTGGCATCTGAACAAGAGAGTGACGATGGTGCCGCTATTTCCCCGATTTCGCTTTGCCCTGTTGGCCGCTGCCTGTGTCCTGAGCCTGGCCGGTTGCGCCGGGAGTGTGCAGCCGGAAATTCAGCGCCTGCCTGAGCGTGTCGAACTCAACGGCGTACCGTTCTACCGTGGCGAAGCCTATCAAAGTGGCCCGCAGACCCTGGCCAGCCTGCTGTCTCAGCAAGGCATCGTGATTACACCGGGGCTGCTCGACAAGCCGTTGCATTTGCCGGGGGCTGAAGCGCAGTTGCAGCAAAATATGCAGAAGCTGGCCCGTGAGTACGGCATGGTTGTCTACCCGCTGGACAGCAATCTTCCCGCGCTTCTGACCCAGGTGGCGGCCGGTTACCCGGTGTTGGTGCGCTTTACCGAGGGCTCAGCCTTCTGGTCGCAGCCGCGCTACGCCATCCTGGCGGGGTACAACCGAACCAAGAAGACGGTCTTGCTGCGCGCCGGGATGGATCGCCGGTTGTTGATGAGCTTCAGCTCGTTCGAGTCGGCGTTCAACAGCGCGGGTGGCTGGGCGGTGCTGATCCAGGGGCCGACCCAGATTCCGGCGAAGGTCGACCAGCAGCGCTGGCTGAAAGCTGCCAGCGACCTGGCCCAGGTCGGACAGGAGCAGGCCGCGGCGCGAGCGACCAAGGCCTTGAGCGCCCACTGA
- the pbpG gene encoding D-alanyl-D-alanine endopeptidase, with the protein MKIRLSILSLFFALTGPLVTPTADARETTAAPRDSSQLRIASGSAMLVDLQTNKVIYSSNPDAIVPIASVTKLMTGLIVVEARQNMDEYISVSIKDTPEMKGVFSRVKLNSELPRKEMLLIALMSSENRAAASLAHHYPGGYAAFIVAMNAKAKALGMTSTHYVEPTGLSIHNVSTARDLSKLLVAARKYPILSELSTTKEKTVAFRKPNYTLGFHNTDHLVNKDNWDIKLTKTGFTNQAGHCLVLVTSMGNRPVSLVILDAFGKYTHFADATRIRKWVETGKSSDVPSAALRYKAEKNLKERQSGVAATAK; encoded by the coding sequence GTGAAAATCCGCCTATCTATCCTGAGCCTTTTTTTTGCACTTACAGGCCCTCTTGTCACGCCAACCGCTGACGCACGTGAAACCACCGCTGCCCCCCGAGATTCCTCACAACTGCGTATCGCTTCCGGCAGCGCGATGCTCGTGGATTTGCAAACCAACAAAGTCATCTATTCCAGCAACCCGGACGCTATTGTTCCGATTGCCTCCGTCACCAAACTGATGACCGGGCTGATCGTGGTTGAGGCCCGGCAGAACATGGACGAATATATCTCCGTCTCGATCAAAGACACCCCGGAAATGAAAGGCGTGTTCTCCCGCGTCAAACTCAATAGCGAGTTGCCGCGCAAGGAAATGCTGCTGATTGCCCTGATGTCCTCTGAAAACCGCGCCGCCGCGAGCCTGGCGCACCATTATCCGGGCGGGTATGCCGCGTTTATTGTCGCGATGAACGCCAAGGCCAAGGCGCTGGGTATGACCAGCACCCATTACGTCGAACCGACCGGCCTGTCGATCCACAACGTTTCCACGGCTCGCGACCTCAGCAAACTGCTGGTCGCAGCACGCAAGTACCCGATACTCAGCGAGTTGAGCACCACCAAGGAAAAGACCGTCGCGTTTCGCAAACCCAACTACACCCTGGGCTTTCACAACACCGACCATTTGGTGAACAAGGACAACTGGGACATCAAGCTGACCAAGACGGGCTTCACCAACCAGGCCGGCCATTGCCTGGTACTGGTCACGAGCATGGGCAACCGCCCGGTTTCGCTGGTGATTCTTGATGCCTTTGGCAAGTACACCCACTTCGCCGACGCCACCCGCATTCGCAAGTGGGTCGAAACGGGCAAAAGCAGCGACGTTCCGAGTGCCGCGCTGCGCTACAAGGCGGAGAAAAACCTGAAAGAGCGCCAGAGTGGCGTCGCAGCAACCGCCAAGTAG
- a CDS encoding shikimate 5-dehydrogenase gives MLMNPNKDTQLCMSLSGRPGNFGLRFHNHLYEQLGLNFYYKAFSSQDLPGAVGGIRALGIRGCGVSMPFKEACIALVDELDPSARAIQSINTIVNTDGHLKAYNTDYLAIEQLLKSHAVPQDSTFALLGSGGMAKAVASALRDGGYHNGLIVARNERAGRALAGSLGYVWQAELGSQRPQMLINVTPIGMTGGPHADQLAFEADAIAAARIIFDVVAIPSETPLIQHARAEGKQVITGLEVIALQALEQFVLYTGVRPSEEQFQQAVAFARG, from the coding sequence ATGCTGATGAACCCGAACAAAGACACCCAACTGTGCATGTCGCTGTCGGGGCGCCCCGGGAATTTCGGTTTGCGTTTCCACAATCATTTGTATGAACAACTGGGCCTGAACTTCTATTACAAGGCCTTCAGCAGTCAGGACCTGCCCGGTGCCGTCGGCGGAATTCGAGCCCTGGGCATTCGCGGGTGTGGAGTGTCGATGCCCTTCAAGGAGGCCTGCATTGCCCTGGTGGATGAGCTCGATCCTTCGGCGCGGGCCATTCAGTCGATCAACACCATCGTCAACACCGATGGCCATCTCAAGGCCTACAACACCGACTACCTGGCCATTGAGCAGTTGCTGAAAAGCCACGCCGTGCCGCAGGACAGCACCTTCGCGCTGCTCGGCAGCGGAGGAATGGCCAAAGCCGTGGCCAGTGCCTTGCGCGATGGCGGCTACCACAATGGTTTGATCGTCGCCCGCAACGAGCGCGCCGGGCGCGCACTGGCAGGCTCACTGGGTTATGTCTGGCAGGCCGAACTGGGCAGCCAGCGCCCGCAGATGCTGATCAACGTCACCCCGATCGGCATGACCGGCGGCCCGCACGCGGATCAGTTGGCCTTCGAGGCCGACGCCATCGCGGCGGCCAGGATCATCTTCGATGTGGTAGCGATCCCCTCTGAAACCCCGCTGATCCAGCACGCTCGCGCCGAAGGCAAGCAGGTGATCACCGGTCTGGAGGTCATCGCGCTGCAAGCCCTGGAACAATTTGTGTTGTACACCGGCGTGCGTCCCAGCGAAGAGCAGTTCCAGCAAGCGGTGGCCTTCGCTCGCGGTTGA
- the folD gene encoding bifunctional methylenetetrahydrofolate dehydrogenase/methenyltetrahydrofolate cyclohydrolase FolD, which translates to MTAQLIDGKSIAASLRQQIAKRVTERRQQGLRTPGLAVILVGSDPASQVYVSHKRKDCEEVGFLSQAYDLPSNTTQQALTDLIDRLNDDPNIDGVLLQLPLPEHLDASKLLERIRPDKDVDGFHPYNVGRLAQRIPLLRPCTPKGIMTLLESTGADLYGMDAVVVGASNIVGRPMAMELLLAGCTVTVTHRFTKDLAGHVGRADLVVVAAGKPGLVKGEWIKEGAIVIDVGINRQEDGKLVGDVVYETALPRAGWITPVPGGVGPMTRACLLENTLYAAETLHD; encoded by the coding sequence ATGACTGCACAACTAATCGACGGCAAATCGATCGCCGCCAGCCTGCGCCAGCAGATCGCCAAACGAGTCACCGAGCGCCGCCAGCAAGGCCTGCGCACGCCCGGCCTCGCAGTGATCCTGGTCGGCAGCGATCCCGCCTCTCAGGTTTATGTCTCGCACAAGCGTAAAGACTGTGAAGAGGTCGGCTTTCTTTCCCAAGCCTATGACCTGCCCTCCAACACGACTCAACAAGCCCTGACCGACCTGATCGATCGTCTGAATGACGACCCGAACATCGACGGCGTGCTGCTTCAGCTTCCTTTACCTGAACACCTGGATGCATCGAAGCTGCTGGAGCGCATTCGCCCGGATAAAGACGTGGATGGTTTCCATCCTTATAACGTCGGTCGCCTGGCACAACGCATTCCTTTACTGCGCCCATGCACACCTAAAGGCATCATGACCTTGCTGGAAAGCACAGGTGCCGACCTTTACGGGATGGATGCAGTGGTAGTCGGCGCCTCGAACATCGTCGGTCGCCCAATGGCGATGGAATTGTTGCTGGCCGGCTGCACCGTCACCGTCACCCACCGCTTCACCAAGGACCTCGCCGGCCACGTCGGCCGCGCCGACCTGGTGGTCGTGGCCGCCGGCAAGCCGGGCCTGGTCAAAGGTGAGTGGATCAAGGAAGGCGCCATCGTCATCGACGTCGGCATCAACCGCCAGGAAGATGGCAAGCTGGTCGGTGACGTGGTGTATGAAACCGCCCTGCCCCGCGCTGGCTGGATCACGCCGGTACCTGGCGGCGTTGGCCCGATGACTCGCGCCTGCCTGCTGGAAAACACGCTCTACGCGGCCGAAACCCTGCACGACTGA
- a CDS encoding DUF480 domain-containing protein: MSTEQETSTDELRLSSTELRILGSLIEKQATSPETYPLTLNALVIACNQKTSREPVMNLSQGQVGQSLRALEGRGFTRLVMGSRADRWEHRLDKALELVPAQVILAGLLFLRGPQTVNELLTRSGRMHDFEDAEQVVHQLERLIARGLALLLPRQSGQREDRYLHALGDPADIEAILAARQNPVERSAGNGVSVERIEELEARIAALEERLAHLESPR, from the coding sequence ATGAGCACTGAGCAAGAGACGTCCACTGATGAATTGCGGCTGAGCAGCACCGAGCTGCGCATTCTCGGCTCGCTGATCGAGAAGCAGGCCACCAGCCCGGAAACCTATCCGCTGACCCTCAATGCGCTGGTGATCGCCTGCAACCAGAAGACCAGCCGCGAACCGGTGATGAACCTCAGCCAGGGCCAAGTCGGCCAGAGCCTGCGCGCGCTTGAGGGCCGCGGGTTCACGCGACTGGTCATGGGCAGTCGTGCCGACCGCTGGGAGCATCGGCTCGACAAGGCTCTGGAATTGGTGCCCGCCCAGGTGATTCTGGCCGGCCTGCTGTTTTTGCGCGGCCCGCAGACCGTCAACGAACTGTTGACCCGCAGCGGTCGCATGCACGACTTCGAAGATGCCGAGCAGGTCGTCCACCAACTGGAACGCCTGATTGCCCGAGGCCTGGCGCTGCTGCTGCCCCGTCAGTCCGGCCAGCGCGAAGACCGCTACCTGCATGCGCTGGGTGATCCGGCGGACATCGAGGCCATTCTCGCCGCCCGCCAGAACCCGGTGGAGCGCAGCGCAGGCAACGGCGTCTCAGTGGAGCGCATCGAAGAACTCGAAGCCCGCATCGCCGCTCTGGAAGAGCGCCTGGCGCACCTCGAGTCACCACGCTGA